TAAATAAGATCTTTAGGGCAATACAAACTTATCAGTTTATTTTCAGTTCCAAATAAATTTTTAAATAGAAGTAGCCAATGAGGCACAATTTGTAAAATAGGTCAAAAAGTTGGTTTTCCGTAGAAGGCTATTTTTTGCCATCTAAACAATCAGCCTAATTAGAGAAAGAGGCAGATTTGCCTGGTTTTCAATACTATAGATCAACTCTTTTTAATGAGATCCCACTTTTTAGCTTGCTAGGCTAATGCCATCCGCATTTTTCCAGCAACCTATGTGATTGTTCATTTCTTCCAGCAAAATTGTTCGAATTATCTGAATTAACAAAACAACAAATAATTAAAGATATATTGAACTTTAATTAACTTTATTTAAAATTTAAATTAACAGAACTACTCAACCGAAATAGAATTAACTAAATATCTTTGAAGGATTGACTTTATGAACGAAATTGATGAAAAAGAAAAAAAGTTATTTATTCGCTACGGTTCAGCTGCTTCCGAAGCGATGTTTGATTTCCCCTGCCATTTCTTTCAAGTGCCTGCCTGCAAAGGAGTCATTGCCTATCGTATCGAATACGGATGCGCTGTCGTTTTTGGAGAGCCGATCTGTCCTCCTGAAGAAACAGCCAAGCTAGCAGAAGCTTTTCATCAGCATTGTCAAAAATCCAATTTGAATGTCATTTACATTATTGTATCAGAAAAATTTGCCAAATGGGCCAAAAATTCCTACTGCAATATTTTAATTGAAGCATGTTCCGAGCTTATTTTTGATCCTGAAATTGATCCATGTAAAACCAGCAATAGATTAAGACATCGTGTAGAAAAAGCTTCAAAACGTGGGTTAATGATCCATGAGTATATTCCTTTTGACGCTAAAATAGAAGAAGCTCTTAAACAGATTGGAATTGCATGGCAGCAAGCCATAAGAGGCCCTCATATTTATTTGGGACATCTTAACTTTTTTGAGAGCTACATCGGAAAACGGTGGTTTTATGCAAAAGAAGGGGACAAAATCACAGCAATGATTATGTTAAGCCGAGTGGAATCTAGCGATGGCTGGTTACTCAAATTCTTAATTACTTCCCCTGAAGCACCACAAGCCACATCTGAATTTTTAATGACTTCTGTTTTGGATGTTTTAAGAAAAGAAAATTGTCGCTTTTTATCAAAAGGGACTGCACCTGCTAATTTATTGGGAGAAGTGAGTGGTTTAGGTTACGTTTCCACACATCTCTTAAGTGGTATGTACAAAGTCATTAGCAAAGTATTTAAATTTGAAAAACGTAAAGAATATTGGTTAAGATATGATCCAAAAATAGTCCCTTCTTACCTTTTATTTCATCGCCCTCACATCGGTTTTAATGAGATAAGAGCGCTAATGAAAGTCTTTAAGGCCATTATATGATGAAAGCAGCCGTAGTCCTTGAAGAACGTGTTCGGTATCGTGTTATTCTAAAATTCTAATG
This region of Parachlamydia acanthamoebae genomic DNA includes:
- a CDS encoding DUF2156 domain-containing protein produces the protein MNEIDEKEKKLFIRYGSAASEAMFDFPCHFFQVPACKGVIAYRIEYGCAVVFGEPICPPEETAKLAEAFHQHCQKSNLNVIYIIVSEKFAKWAKNSYCNILIEACSELIFDPEIDPCKTSNRLRHRVEKASKRGLMIHEYIPFDAKIEEALKQIGIAWQQAIRGPHIYLGHLNFFESYIGKRWFYAKEGDKITAMIMLSRVESSDGWLLKFLITSPEAPQATSEFLMTSVLDVLRKENCRFLSKGTAPANLLGEVSGLGYVSTHLLSGMYKVISKVFKFEKRKEYWLRYDPKIVPSYLLFHRPHIGFNEIRALMKVFKAII